The Syngnathus scovelli strain Florida chromosome 21, RoL_Ssco_1.2, whole genome shotgun sequence DNA segment tggGGTTACCAGTGGAGTTCTGTGCAAAGCGAGCCTCTTGGATAACAGCAAGTTTAGGCTGGACGGTGGCAGTTGGCGTGGGGGCTGGCGGTGGGGTCGGCTCTGGTTCCATGGGGACGGGGGACCCTTCCCTGGAGAGGCTATCTGGGGTCTGCACGCCACTGGAGTGAGCCGACAGCGCTCCAGTGTGATTGGGAGAAGCGGGGGCGCTCCTGGAAACAAAACGAGATCCATTCATTAACACGGTCAAGCAAACTTCTGCTGTGGTGAATTTACCTGGAAGAGAGGGGTCCGACGGGGGTCCTGAAGCAAGGCACTCCCCTAGGCCTACGTTTCCTGAAGGCTTGTTCTATGAGTTTGCCTTCGGAAGAAGGGTCAATTCTCCAGAAGGATCCTTTCCCGGGCTCCTCTTGAGAACGTGCTACTTTGATGAAGTACCGGTTGAGGGACAGGTTGTGGCGGATGGAGTTCTACACACAAGCAAAGTCATGAATGCTTCATGAATATTATGAAGTAAGTCTCTAATAAGACACTGCTGCTCCAAGTTAAAAACAGAAAATagggaagaaaacaaacaagtaGTCACGCATGTCGCTTCCTCCCAAAAAAAACTCGACGGCTGGAGTGCATGTCACCTGGAAGACTATGAATACTTTCCACATGACGCACAAATTTGTGTCTGATCTCGAGTTCTGTGAAAGCTACGGTGAGTACCACATGACCTGGAATCATTTGATACAAAACTACAGTTTTCGAACATACTTCCCATAAATCACCTTGATTTGTAAAAAGctgaatgaaaaacaaaacattccaaATAAAGTGCCACTGACCTGCCAGCCTTTATCAGCTGTTCTGTAGTAGGGGTAATTTTTTGTGATGTGGGTGTAAATTCCATTCAGTGTCAGTTGTTTATCAGGGGCCATGGTGATAGCTTGGACGATCAGTTGCGCGTATGAATATGGTGGTTTGGAGTCATCCTGTAGAAAACATCAGGCGTGAGAGAACAACTAAAAAGAGAGCTAAAAACAACACAGAAGTTCAATCCAGTTCTCTATTCCAAAGTCTAAGTGTTGAGCAATTTTTAGACTTCAATGAGTAACCAGAAAGTTCTCTGAAGTTTACAGGCTTTCTTGGATCAATTAAAATACAATCCTCAGATCTAGTGGAATAATGCATCATCATCCAGCAATGCTACTCGCCTTTGGGCTGTCTTCACCAGATGCCTCCTTGTCATTTTCTGACTGTGAGTTGTCTGCTATTAGGTCTGAGGCCAGGACACGGCCGCTCCTATAGCTGGACAGTCCTGCCCCCCTTGGACTTGATGGGCAGGAATTTGCAGCACTATAAAAAAATGTTAGCCTGTAGTTTTCGACTTGGAACAATGGAGACAATTAAACCACCACTTTGACTGACCTTAAGGTGCCTGTGGGTGAAGGCAGCGGGCTCATAAGGTGGGCAATATTGTCCGGAATGTTGATGGTAAGTGGGGAAATTTGAGGTTGGACCGACTTGACCGGCGATTCGGGCACGTTCCTCTGCTCCTTTTTATCACTTAAAAGTGCAGTGAATGTGATTTTGATACTCGTGCTGGGGAACCGGAAGCAACACCTGAAATCAAacacaggtattttcaaagcgagGGAGGTTTGGAGTTTGCACATTGTTTTGGGGTGCAACACAAGACTGAGGCGTGGAAACACACTGACTGCAAACATGAGGCAAAGTTTGACCGCTAGATCAAATCAGCAACAATTAACAATCTAGATTACACTTCTACACACCCATTAGTAATCATTGCGTGTAAAATATGCTTAGGTTCAGCAAACGTGAATCGCCATTTTGTCATCTTACACACTTGTCATACGTCAATGTTTGGGCAACACGCGAAAGTAGCTTACTAGCATGAACGCGTGGCTAGAATGTAGCTTGGGGTGGCACCTCATACAAAATTGACCCACtttaaagaaaattccagatCAACCTAggcctgagaacgttttctcttCGATTTGACGGCCTGTGGAAGAAAACGACACCCAACACTTCAACCCGGCGTTGAACAAACGACCTAGTTTAAAGGAAATAAATCAGAGTTGCATAAAATTGTGACCTAAACAAAATGAGATTAAGGTAAAAGAACCCACGAGTGCGCCGATTCTTAGGCATTGCATTTGAGTGATGCGTTTTTAGTGGAATCAATGCACGCCGAATAAGAGCAAATTCAAAACGGATTCAAACGATGGTATAAATAACTCGTTTGGTGTCATTTGACACTTTGTAAGTGCAAACTTGCATCTTTGACATGGAGGTTCGGCGTGACGTTATCGCAATCGAAACCCGAGCGTTCCTTGACACAGCACGTGCAACACCGCTGCcggacaacaaaacaacaacacaggaCAACGTAGCGCAGCACATGTCGTAGGGATAAAGCGCCATCGGTCATTCAACAATCTTACATTCGTGGAAGCTGCAGAGGTGGAGCCCCTCTTCTCTGGAACACCCCATCCACAAAAACCCCATTTTTGCCAAGGCATCGGAGGTAGAATTCCCCCGTGCCTGTACCATCTTCGCTCGCCGTGAAAATCTCAAGGTGCCGCCTGGAAATGAAGCTGGAGTGTCCCATGCTGACGTCCACGGATCCCTGCGACGAGTTCCGGCCAATGGTCACCGACCTTTTCTTCATCAAATACTCGAATTCTCGGCCCTCCAGCCGGGCTACAGCCGACCCCGACATACCGCTTACCACCGCCATCTTTTGAGGTATCTGCTGGGTATTTGGATAATTGTTTGAGGAAAAACGTTTGAATAAATGTGGTATTGTGGTGAGGTTGCTTGAGTTTTGGGAAAAGGAATGAGCTCAATTTTACAACCTTCAGATCGGCAAGGAACGTGCCACACCGGGGTTACGGCGGCTCCGACCCACCGCCGCGAAGGAGAGGAAAAAATAAGCATCTGGTCCAATCAAAAGCGGACAAACGGGCGGAAGTGAAGTGACGGACGTCCGTTTCGACCAATGACAAGCGAGTCTGTGTCGGCATTGCCGCAGTGTTTACCAATTGCAACCATAATAAAAATAGCCGAAGCAATGCGTGGTAGGTTGCGTTGCACGCTGACACGCAGATGAATGGAAAGATAAAAGACACGGCGCAGTGGATTCATGGATTGGATTGGAACCCTTTGTCTTCTGTATGCCTGGCATACCGGTAAAACTGAAAAGGAAGAATATggcaccaaaaaaataaaaaataaaaatctacagCAAATATAACACAAGACTCATTAACCTCTTGAATAAATTCGGTTATACACTATTTGTTCTTCTAACTGCAAATACTTTGTTATtgtaatcaataaaagaaacgatTTTGCGTGcgttttttttgtccttaaGTAAACGAGTTGAATTGGGGTGACCGGATGTcctctttttaaaataaaataagataaaatCGAACGTTCCATTTGGAATCTGACTGACTCCAGTTCCTCTCTGAACTCCTACCGGGATTTCTTTGCAGTTGTTTAGTTTACAAAACGCAATCCACTACGTAACCATACCGACCACTAATGTGTGTTTGTACGTGCGTGGAGGTCGCGCGTCTACACACAATCATGGACActgcttgtttatttatttgggacaCTGATATCGATTGATAGCCGATAGGTGTGTGCACATTGATCGCACTTATGCAGGAAGCCGCGTTGCAACGTGAAAACATAGGCACCCTGTCACACGTGTTCAGCGTGGATGACGTCATCAGGCCTGTCTGTCTTCCATTCAGAAGAATAGTATTTCTAAGGTATCGAAATTATTCATAAACGTCGGCTGGAGCGGgaataaaactaaaataaaactattatcataattattattactataataataatcattatgATAATAGTAATATTAATAAtagttgtattattattattattattattattattattatt contains these protein-coding regions:
- the foxk2a gene encoding forkhead box protein K2; translation: MAVVSGMSGSAVARLEGREFEYLMKKRSVTIGRNSSQGSVDVSMGHSSFISRRHLEIFTASEDGTGTGEFYLRCLGKNGVFVDGVFQRRGAPPLQLPRMCCFRFPSTSIKITFTALLSDKKEQRNVPESPVKSVQPQISPLTINIPDNIAHLMSPLPSPTGTLSAANSCPSSPRGAGLSSYRSGRVLASDLIADNSQSENDKEASGEDSPKDDSKPPYSYAQLIVQAITMAPDKQLTLNGIYTHITKNYPYYRTADKGWQNSIRHNLSLNRYFIKVARSQEEPGKGSFWRIDPSSEGKLIEQAFRKRRPRGVPCFRTPVGPLSSRSAPASPNHTGALSAHSSGVQTPDSLSREGSPVPMEPEPTPPPAPTPTATVQPKLAVIQEARFAQNSTGSPLTNQPVLIAVQRQMPPTTMKPVTYAVATPGMVTTTVSSAPVMQTVHVVHQIPTVTMTSVGAQPAATLKPNPQENGGGEHQEIKVKVEAVPSITASSIGGVSRIIQTSQAAPLTTVTIMQQAPLGQHQLPIKTITQNGTHLVPITSAATAVANPLHLLATHASASASLPTKRQNGEEAPACKRAKTQDGDEGEAMTANGNNNNGAGDAEVSQAVGNQ